In Plodia interpunctella isolate USDA-ARS_2022_Savannah chromosome 9, ilPloInte3.2, whole genome shotgun sequence, a single genomic region encodes these proteins:
- the LOC128672687 gene encoding uncharacterized protein LOC128672687: protein MNLILSSIKKERSDKESEEESEKETDADDCDGEDVATFVKSKKGKTILQFNGYRYREAYRTQLGIRWVCSVEKRCNAYVYLNDNDEIIMDNQKHEHSTNAVNRIMERIGEAKLITSLRGRYILLFDQYTYRMQYNKGKKARWVCSTKKECKGSIFTDCEDYTYVIKICPDHCHPPPKYYLKPEHVKEAPKEQL from the exons atgaatttaattctGAGTA gtattaaaaaagaaagaagtgACAAAGAAAGTGAGGAAGAAAGCGAAAAAGAGACTGATGCAGATGATTGTGACGGTGAAGACGTAGCCACGTTCGTCAAATCGAAGAAAGGAAAGACTATATTGCAATTCAATGGTTACCGATATAGGGAAGCTTACAGAACACAGCTTGGCATCCGATGGGTCTGTTCTGTGGAAAAGCGCTGCAACGCGTACGTGTACCTCAATGATAATGATGAAATTATAATGGACAATCAAAAGCATGAACACTCTACCAACGCGGTAAACAGGATCATGGAACGAATAG GCGAGGCAAAACTCATCACGTCTCTCAGAGGTCGTTACATACTGCTATTCGATCAGTACACGTATAGAATGCAATATAACAAGGGCAAAAAAGCCAGATGGGTATGTTCAACCAAGAAGGAATGTAAAGGCTCCATCTTCACGGACTGCGAAGACTACACGTACGTCATCAAGATATGTCCAGATCATTGTCATCCGCCTCCGAAGTACTACCTCAAACCAGAACATGTCAAAGAAGCTCCTAAAGAACAACTTTAA